A single window of Haliotis asinina isolate JCU_RB_2024 chromosome 5, JCU_Hal_asi_v2, whole genome shotgun sequence DNA harbors:
- the LOC137283187 gene encoding UPF0193 protein EVG1-like — protein MADQRAKQQQGGFWSAPQVQYSKQTHDLLKEMMKESKLTNFQQRHLEKSLRGGSSLPTACAPTSSARPRQKKPPPKPSKIINPRTYSGGVRTKDTMEEMGAFEKPDYVPPRQNTRSAREKEKLANIMAYGEDMEPIPMARVQKRVDMEIGEESDVDRFQELQEEINERRNFLADMEKLGQGAKYRGIIETEVSQKIREMEVIDKKKTAELKRLIEENDRNKAVSKGIPKPSFS, from the exons ATGGCGGACCAGCGAGCAAAGCAACAGCAAGGGGGTTTTTGGAGTGCCCCTCAAGTACAATATAGTAAACAAACACATGACTTATTGAAAG AAATGATGAAGGAGTCAAAATTAACCAATTTTCAACAAAGACATCTTGAAAAGTCCCTGAGAG GTGGGAGCAGTCTACCCACAGCGTGTGCTCCAACCTCTAGCGCCAGGCCGAGACAGAAGAAACCCCCTCCAAAACCAAGCAAAATAATCAACCCCAG GACGTACAGCGGTGGTGTCCGGACGAAGGATACAATGGAAGAAATGGGAGCATTTGAAAAACCAGATTATGTTCCACCAAGACAAA ACACAAGGTCAGCTCGTGAGAAAGAGAAACTGGCAAATATCATGGCCTATGGAGAAGATATGGAACCCATACCAATGGCTCGAGTACAGAAACGTGTTGACATGGAGATTGGAGAAGAGTCAGACGTGGACAGGTTCCAGGAAT TGcaagaagaaattaatgaaaGACGGAACTTTCTGGCTGACATGGAGAAGTTGGGACAAGGAGCTAAATATAGAGGCATCATAGAGACGGAAGTCTCTCAG AAAATTAGAGAAATGGAAGTTATTGACAAAAAGAAGACTGCAGAGCTGAAACGTCTGATTGAGGAAAATGACCGAAATAAAGCTGTATCCAAAGGAATCCCGAAGCCATCATTCTCCTGA
- the LOC137283808 gene encoding tigger transposable element-derived protein 6-like has protein sequence MGKKRTYTKEDLQMAINDVHMGMSFRKAAKKHGVPVMTISDRVTGKSEGDLHLGRPPTISADLENDIARKLKLAALQGFGITRRQLIIKVSRICKQLGIKNPFKGGIPGKKWIAGFLKRHPDVKLRTPVALSTVRARMLNPIIVGKYFETLGGIIDTLGLSQKPQLIWNIDETGVPLTHRPAKVFAETGIKNIPGRVGNDRDRVTVLACVNATGNTIPPMAIVKGKTQRSLGAYNTKLGVPGTVYTYQERAWMEDQLGERWFEDHFLRYCGSERPQLIILDSHSSHETLGFLEKARENNITVLAFPPHTTQWLCPLDKTVFSSFSREWSFGCSEYMSSSPNNIVCKWEWPRLFRAAYDKAFTASNIINGFRKCGIFPFNPTAIPRSAFAPSQPFDKASTSNSKVANPETPEAANDAVTRKVAATPDQTPSTSAPHEPDLPEGAEVLTAEEFILSVLSGDVPSSFDESGNMIVEIASDEGMSLRQLEAVNKEFSLPETKTSEGKVNPRKLTSHRILTSDHIIEMKRKKVEQKRKNEAEKKARKEQRELKQKLKRNDN, from the coding sequence ATGGGGAAGAAAAGAACATATACAAAAGAGGACCTTCAAATGGCAATTAACGATGTACATATGGGCATGTCGTTCCGGAAGGCGGCCAAAAAGCACGGTGTGCCCGTCATGACCATATCAGACCGCGTCACAGGAAAATCTGAAGGCGACTTGCATCTTGGGCGTCCACCAACCATCTCCGCAGACCTTGAAAATGACATTGCTAGAAAACTGAAATTAGCTGCGTTGCAGGGTTTCGGAATTACTCGACGTCAGTTAATTATAAAGGTGTCTCGAATTTGCAAACAGCTGGGTATTAAAAATCCATTTAAAGGGGGTATTCCTGGCAAGAAGTGGATAGCGGGCTTCCTAAAACGTCACCCTGACGTGAAGCTCAGAACTCCAGTGGCGTTATCCACAGTGAGAGCAAGGATGTTGAACCCCATCATCGTGGGCAAGTATTTTGAAACTTTAGGTGGTATCATAGATACCCTAGGTTTAAGCCAGAAACCACAATTAATCTGGAACATAGATGAAACTGGGGTCCCTCTGACTCACCGGCCAGCGAAAGTTTTTGCTGAAACCGGCATCAAAAACATTCCTGGCCGAGTCGGAAATGACCGAGACCGAGTTACGGTGCTGGCCTGTGTTAATGCCACAGGGAACACCATACCGCCAATGGCCATTGTGAAAGGGAAAACCCAAAGAAGTTTGGGTGCCTATAACACAAAACTCGGTGTTCCAGGTACTGTGTATACATACCAGGAGAGAGCATGGATGGAGGATCAGCTGGGGGAGAGATGGTTTGAAGACCATTTTCTCAGGTATTGCGGCTCAGAGAGACCCCAGCTGATCATCCTTGACAGCCATTCATCTCACGAGACGCTGGGTTTTCTGGAGAAGGCACGCGAGAATAATATTACAGTTCTCGCGTTCCCTCCCCACACGACCCAGTGGCTCTGTCCGCTAGATAAAACTGTATTTAGTTCGTTTAGTAGGGAATGGAGCTTTGGATGTTCGGAGTATATGAGCAGCAGCCCCAACAACATCGTTTGTAAGTGGGAGTGGCCGAGGTTATTCAGAGCTGCTTATGACAAAGCATTCACCGCCAGCAACATTATCAATGGCTTCAGGAAATGTGGGATATTTCCCTTCAATCCCACAGCCATCCCCAGATCAGCCTTTGCACCATCTCAACCATTTGATAAAGCTTCCACATCAAACTCCAAAGTAGCCAACCCTGAAACCCCCGAAGCTGCCAATGATGCAGTTACACGTAAAGTTGCAGCGACTCCCGATCAGACACCATCAACATCCGCTCCGCATGAGCCTGACCTTCCTGAGGGAGCAGAGGTCTTGACAGCTGAGGAATTTATACTCTCTGTTCTCAGTGGAGACGTCCCTTCTTCATTTGATGAATCTGGCAATATGATTGTAGAGATTGCAAGTGATGAAGGGATGTCTCTTCGACAACTGGAGGCAGTAAACAAGGAATTTTCTTTGCCTGAAACTAAAACTTCAGAAGGCAAAGTCAATCCCAGAAAGCTGACCTCACACAGAATATTGACAAGCGATCATATcattgaaatgaaaagaaagaaagttGAGCAGAAACGGAAAAATGAAGCAGAAAAAAAGGCCAGAAAAGAGCAGAGAGAACTTAAACAAAAACTTAAAAGGAATGATAATTGA